One segment of Salvia splendens isolate huo1 chromosome 20, SspV2, whole genome shotgun sequence DNA contains the following:
- the LOC121782301 gene encoding dynamin-2A-like isoform X2 yields the protein MEAIEELAQLSESMRQASAMLADEDVDETASSSSSSKRSSTFLNVVALGNTGAGKSAVLNSLIGHPALPTGEGGATRAPICVDLTRDSSLSSKSIMLQIDSKSQAVSASALRHSLQDRLGKASGKSRDEIYLKLRTSTAPPLKLIDLPGADKGNVDDSLSLYAERSDAILLVVIPAAQAPEVASAKAIRIAKELDGECTRTVGVISKVDQSSSDPKILAAVQALLLNQGPRSTSDIPWVALIGQSVAIASAQSGSVGADNSLENAWRAESESLKSILTGAPQSKLGRLALVETLAQQIRNRMKIRLPNLLSGLQGKSQVVQDELFRLGEQMVHSSEGTRALALELCREFEDKFLQHITTGEGSGWKVVSSFEGNFPNRIKQLPLDRHFDINNVKRIVLEADGYQPYLISPEKGLRSLIKGVLELAKESSRLCVDEVHRVLVDIVSASANATPGLGRYPPFKREVIAIATTALEGFKNEAKNMVVALVDMERAYVPPQHFIRLVQRRMDRQRREEELKGRSSKKGSEAEQSILNRATSPQTGGNSKSMKDSKSSQQEKDKDKDIQEGSGLKIAGPDGELTAGFLLKRSTKTNGWSRRWFVLNGKTGKLGYTKKQEERHFRGVITLEECNLEEVAEDEETPPPKSSKDKKANGPDPGKAPSLVFKITSRVPYKTVLKAHSAVVLKAESATDKTEWINKLRNIISSKGGQVKGESGPPLRQSLSDGSLDTMTRRPADPEEELRWMAQEVRGYVEAVLNSLAANVPKAVVLCQVEKAKEDMLFKLYSSISAQSMARIEELLQEDQNVKRRRERIQKQSSILSKLTRQLSIHDNRAAAASTHSNGESPTIAGPSSGDDWRSAFDAAANGPNPSYGDSRSNGHNRRNSDPSQNGDINPGGRRTPNRLPPAPPSSGSGYRF from the exons ATGGAGGCTATCGAGGAACTAGCGCAGCTCTCGGAATCGATGCGCCAGGCGTCGGCGATGCTCGCCGATGAAGATGTGGACGAGACGGcgtcttcatcttcttcatccaAGCGCTCGTCCACTTTCCTCAATGTCGTTGCTCTTGGAAACACT GGTGCAGGTAAGTCAGCAGTACTGAATAGTCTAATCGGGCATCCAGCATTG CCAACTGGCGAAGGTGGTGCAACCCGTGCTCCAATATGTGTTGACTTAACAAGGGATAGTTCACTAAGCAGCAAATCTATTATGTTGCAGATTGATAGTAAATCTCAAGCAGTTTCTGCAA GTGCACTTCGGCATTCGTTACAAGACAGGTTGGGTAAAGCATCTGGCAAGAGCCGTGATGAAATATATTTGAAGCTCCGTACAAGTACAG CTCCACCATTGAAATTGATTGATTTGCCCGGAGCAGATAAGGGAAATGttgatgattcattg AGTCTGTATGCCGAACGTAGTGATGCAATATTGCTGGTTGTCATACCTGCTGCCCAGGCTCCAGAAGTTGCATCTGCCAAAGCTATTAGAATTGCAAAGGAACTAGATGGAGAAT gTACACGAACTGTTGGAGTGATCAGCAAAGTAGATCAATCATCATCAGATCCAAAGATTCTTGCTGCTGTGCAGGCTCTTTTGCTAAATCAAGGGCCTAGAAGTACATCCGACATCCCCTGGGTTGCTTTAATTGGTCAGTCGGTCGCTATAGCATCTGCTCAGTCTGGGAGCGTTGGAGCTGATAATTCTTTAGAAAATGCTTGGCGAGCTGAGAGCGAAAGTTTGAAATCTATATTAACTGGAGCACCTCAAAGTAAGCTTGGGAGGTTAGCATTGGTTGAGACCCTCGCTCAACAGATCCGAAATCGCATGAAAATAAGGCTGCCAAATCTTCTTTCAGG GCTCCAGGGCAAGTCCCAAGTAGTGCAGGATGAACTTTTCAGGCTTGGTGAACAGATGGTTCATAGTTCCGAGGGTACAAGAGCTTTAGCTCTAGAACTTTGCCGTGAATTTGAGGACAAGTTCCTCCAGCATATCACAACCGGAGAG GGTTCTGGCTGGAAAGTGGTTTCTAGTTTTGAAGGCAATTTCCCTAACAGGATCAAGCAACTACCTCTGGATAGACATTTCGACATCAATAATGTTAAAAGA ATTGTGCTCGAAGCAGATGGTTATCAACCATATCTTATCTCTCCTGAGAAAGGGCTGAGGTCATTAATTAAAGGTGTTTTAGAACTAGCAAAAGAATCTTCACGCCTTTGTGTTGACGAG GTACACCGGGTTCTTGTTGATATTGTCTCCGCCTCTGCAAATGCCACACCAGGCCTTGGAAGATATCCTCCTTTTAAGCGTGAG GTTATAGCAATTGCCACAACTGCGTTGGAAGGATTCAAGAATGAAGCTAAAAACATGGTAGTTGCACTTGTTGACATGGAACGTGCATATGTTCCGCCTCAACATTTCATACGTCTAGTGCAGAGGCG GATGGATAGACAACGGCGTGAAGAGGAGTTGAAAGGCCGGTCTTCCAAAAAGGGTTCTGAGGCAGAGCAATCTATATTGAATCGG GCTACTAGCCCACAAACTGGAGGCAACTCAAAATCAATGAAGGATAGCAAATCTAGTCAGCaagaaaaagataaagataaagatATCCAAGAAGGATCTGGGCTGAAGATTGCAGGACCAGATGGAGAACTAACAGCAG GATTTTTGTTAAAGAGGAGTACGAAAACTAATGGTTGGAGCCGCAGATGGTTCGTCTTGAATGGAAAAACAGGAAAA CTTGGGTACACGAAGAAGCAGGAAGAGAGGCATTTTCGTGGTGTCATTACATTAGAG GAATGTAATCTGGAAGAAGTTGCAGAAGATGAGGAAACACCTCCTCCAAAGAGCTCTAAAGATAAAAAAGCAAATGGTCCAGATCCGGGAAAAGCACCCAGTCTAGTATTCAAGATAACAAGTAGAGTTCCATATAAGACTGTCCTGAAAG CCCATAGTGCCGTTGTTTTGAAGGCTGAAAGTGCTACTGACAAGACAGAATGGATTAATAAACTAAGAAATATTATCAGTTCAAAAGGAGGTCAAGTGAAGGGTGAATCTGGCCCTCCATTGCGCCAAAGTCTTTCTGATGGTTCTCTT GATACAATGACTAGAAGGCCTGCCGATCCAGAAGAAGAACTTCGGTGGATGGCTCAGGAAGTGCGTGGTTATGTTGAAGCTGTTCTTAACAGTCTTGCAGCCAACGTCCCAAAG GCAGTTGTGCTTTGCCAAGTTGAAAAGGCAAAAGAAGATATGCTATTTAAGCTATACAGTTCTATAAG TGCTCAAAGCATGGCAAGAATAGAAGAGCTGCTCCAGGAGGACCAGAATGTCAAACGGAGGAGAGAGCGTATCCAGAAACAGTCCTCTATTCTTTCCAAGCTTACTAGACAACTCAGTATTCATGATAATCGGGCAGCTGCTGCATCCACCCACTCTAATGGAG AAAGTCCCACCATTGCTGGTCCATCTTCCGGGGACGACTGGAGATCTGCGTTTGATGCTGCTGCCAACGGTCCAAACCCATCATATGGGGATTCTAGATCAAATGGCCACAACCGCCGGAATAGTGATCCTTCTCAAAACGGTGATATAAACCCTGGCGGCCGACGCACTCCCAATCGTTTGCCACCTGCTCCTCCATCATCGGGCTCTGGTTATAGATTCTAA
- the LOC121782301 gene encoding dynamin-2A-like isoform X1 encodes MEAIEELAQLSESMRQASAMLADEDVDETASSSSSSKRSSTFLNVVALGNTGAGKSAVLNSLIGHPALPTGEGGATRAPICVDLTRDSSLSSKSIMLQIDSKSQAVSASALRHSLQDRLGKASGKSRDEIYLKLRTSTAPPLKLIDLPGADKGNVDDSLSLYAERSDAILLVVIPAAQAPEVASAKAIRIAKELDGECTRTVGVISKVDQSSSDPKILAAVQALLLNQGPRSTSDIPWVALIGQSVAIASAQSGSVGADNSLENAWRAESESLKSILTGAPQSKLGRLALVETLAQQIRNRMKIRLPNLLSGLQGKSQVVQDELFRLGEQMVHSSEGTRALALELCREFEDKFLQHITTGEGSGWKVVSSFEGNFPNRIKQLPLDRHFDINNVKRIVLEADGYQPYLISPEKGLRSLIKGVLELAKESSRLCVDEVHRVLVDIVSASANATPGLGRYPPFKREVIAIATTALEGFKNEAKNMVVALVDMERAYVPPQHFIRLVQRRMDRQRREEELKGRSSKKGSEAEQSILNRATSPQTGGNSKSMKDSKSSQQEKDKDKDIQEGSGLKIAGPDGELTAGFLLKRSTKTNGWSRRWFVLNGKTGKLGYTKKQEERHFRGVITLEECNLEEVAEDEETPPPKSSKDKKANGPDPGKAPSLVFKITSRVPYKTVLKAHSAVVLKAESATDKTEWINKLRNIISSKGGQVKGESGPPLRQSLSDGSLDTMTRRPADPEEELRWMAQEVRGYVEAVLNSLAANVPKAVVLCQVEKAKEDMLFKLYSSISAQSMARIEELLQEDQNVKRRRERIQKQSSILSKLTRQLSIHDNRAAAASTHSNGVESPTIAGPSSGDDWRSAFDAAANGPNPSYGDSRSNGHNRRNSDPSQNGDINPGGRRTPNRLPPAPPSSGSGYRF; translated from the exons ATGGAGGCTATCGAGGAACTAGCGCAGCTCTCGGAATCGATGCGCCAGGCGTCGGCGATGCTCGCCGATGAAGATGTGGACGAGACGGcgtcttcatcttcttcatccaAGCGCTCGTCCACTTTCCTCAATGTCGTTGCTCTTGGAAACACT GGTGCAGGTAAGTCAGCAGTACTGAATAGTCTAATCGGGCATCCAGCATTG CCAACTGGCGAAGGTGGTGCAACCCGTGCTCCAATATGTGTTGACTTAACAAGGGATAGTTCACTAAGCAGCAAATCTATTATGTTGCAGATTGATAGTAAATCTCAAGCAGTTTCTGCAA GTGCACTTCGGCATTCGTTACAAGACAGGTTGGGTAAAGCATCTGGCAAGAGCCGTGATGAAATATATTTGAAGCTCCGTACAAGTACAG CTCCACCATTGAAATTGATTGATTTGCCCGGAGCAGATAAGGGAAATGttgatgattcattg AGTCTGTATGCCGAACGTAGTGATGCAATATTGCTGGTTGTCATACCTGCTGCCCAGGCTCCAGAAGTTGCATCTGCCAAAGCTATTAGAATTGCAAAGGAACTAGATGGAGAAT gTACACGAACTGTTGGAGTGATCAGCAAAGTAGATCAATCATCATCAGATCCAAAGATTCTTGCTGCTGTGCAGGCTCTTTTGCTAAATCAAGGGCCTAGAAGTACATCCGACATCCCCTGGGTTGCTTTAATTGGTCAGTCGGTCGCTATAGCATCTGCTCAGTCTGGGAGCGTTGGAGCTGATAATTCTTTAGAAAATGCTTGGCGAGCTGAGAGCGAAAGTTTGAAATCTATATTAACTGGAGCACCTCAAAGTAAGCTTGGGAGGTTAGCATTGGTTGAGACCCTCGCTCAACAGATCCGAAATCGCATGAAAATAAGGCTGCCAAATCTTCTTTCAGG GCTCCAGGGCAAGTCCCAAGTAGTGCAGGATGAACTTTTCAGGCTTGGTGAACAGATGGTTCATAGTTCCGAGGGTACAAGAGCTTTAGCTCTAGAACTTTGCCGTGAATTTGAGGACAAGTTCCTCCAGCATATCACAACCGGAGAG GGTTCTGGCTGGAAAGTGGTTTCTAGTTTTGAAGGCAATTTCCCTAACAGGATCAAGCAACTACCTCTGGATAGACATTTCGACATCAATAATGTTAAAAGA ATTGTGCTCGAAGCAGATGGTTATCAACCATATCTTATCTCTCCTGAGAAAGGGCTGAGGTCATTAATTAAAGGTGTTTTAGAACTAGCAAAAGAATCTTCACGCCTTTGTGTTGACGAG GTACACCGGGTTCTTGTTGATATTGTCTCCGCCTCTGCAAATGCCACACCAGGCCTTGGAAGATATCCTCCTTTTAAGCGTGAG GTTATAGCAATTGCCACAACTGCGTTGGAAGGATTCAAGAATGAAGCTAAAAACATGGTAGTTGCACTTGTTGACATGGAACGTGCATATGTTCCGCCTCAACATTTCATACGTCTAGTGCAGAGGCG GATGGATAGACAACGGCGTGAAGAGGAGTTGAAAGGCCGGTCTTCCAAAAAGGGTTCTGAGGCAGAGCAATCTATATTGAATCGG GCTACTAGCCCACAAACTGGAGGCAACTCAAAATCAATGAAGGATAGCAAATCTAGTCAGCaagaaaaagataaagataaagatATCCAAGAAGGATCTGGGCTGAAGATTGCAGGACCAGATGGAGAACTAACAGCAG GATTTTTGTTAAAGAGGAGTACGAAAACTAATGGTTGGAGCCGCAGATGGTTCGTCTTGAATGGAAAAACAGGAAAA CTTGGGTACACGAAGAAGCAGGAAGAGAGGCATTTTCGTGGTGTCATTACATTAGAG GAATGTAATCTGGAAGAAGTTGCAGAAGATGAGGAAACACCTCCTCCAAAGAGCTCTAAAGATAAAAAAGCAAATGGTCCAGATCCGGGAAAAGCACCCAGTCTAGTATTCAAGATAACAAGTAGAGTTCCATATAAGACTGTCCTGAAAG CCCATAGTGCCGTTGTTTTGAAGGCTGAAAGTGCTACTGACAAGACAGAATGGATTAATAAACTAAGAAATATTATCAGTTCAAAAGGAGGTCAAGTGAAGGGTGAATCTGGCCCTCCATTGCGCCAAAGTCTTTCTGATGGTTCTCTT GATACAATGACTAGAAGGCCTGCCGATCCAGAAGAAGAACTTCGGTGGATGGCTCAGGAAGTGCGTGGTTATGTTGAAGCTGTTCTTAACAGTCTTGCAGCCAACGTCCCAAAG GCAGTTGTGCTTTGCCAAGTTGAAAAGGCAAAAGAAGATATGCTATTTAAGCTATACAGTTCTATAAG TGCTCAAAGCATGGCAAGAATAGAAGAGCTGCTCCAGGAGGACCAGAATGTCAAACGGAGGAGAGAGCGTATCCAGAAACAGTCCTCTATTCTTTCCAAGCTTACTAGACAACTCAGTATTCATGATAATCGGGCAGCTGCTGCATCCACCCACTCTAATGGAG TAGAAAGTCCCACCATTGCTGGTCCATCTTCCGGGGACGACTGGAGATCTGCGTTTGATGCTGCTGCCAACGGTCCAAACCCATCATATGGGGATTCTAGATCAAATGGCCACAACCGCCGGAATAGTGATCCTTCTCAAAACGGTGATATAAACCCTGGCGGCCGACGCACTCCCAATCGTTTGCCACCTGCTCCTCCATCATCGGGCTCTGGTTATAGATTCTAA
- the LOC121782302 gene encoding glucuronoxylan 4-O-methyltransferase 1-like, which produces MRGKPYYPYNLKTILICFFFLLFLFLILRSTFPYPQPTPSTPATLRPSNSSINCPSLSNSPPSCTKIPPSLAHSLVHYATLNFTPQQTLKEISISLKILEKKSPCNFLVFGLGHDSLMWTSLNYGGRTVFLEEDKEWIAQIKAQIPSLEAYHVTYDTKVSQADELLEVASREECRAVSDPRFSKCQLALSGFPSEVYDVEWDLIMVDAPTGYFDGAPGRMSAIYTAGLMARNRESGESDVFVHDVDRVVEDKFSKELLCEGYLVEQEGRIRHFNIPSHRTSSGRPFCP; this is translated from the coding sequence ATGAGAGGTAAACCATACTACCCTTACAATCTCAAGACAATCTTGATAtgtttcttcttcctcctcttcctcttcttgatcCTCCGATCAACATTCCCCTACCCCCAACCCACCCCCTCTACTCCGGCCACCCTCCGCCCATCGAACTCATCGATCAACTGCCCTTCCCTCTCCAACTCCCCACCATCATGCACCAAAATACCACCTTCCCTAGCCCACTCACTAGTCCACTATGCAACCCTCAACTTCACCCCACAACAAACACTAAAAGAAATCTCCATTTCCCTCAAAATCCTCGAAAAAAAATCCCCATGCAACTTCCTAGTCTTCGGATTGGGCCACGACAGCTTGATGTGGACATCCCTCAACTACGGCGGCCGGACCGTCTTCCTAGAAGAGGACAAGGAGTGGATCGCGCAAATCAAGGCGCAGATCCCGTCCCTGGAGGCATACCACGTGACGTATGACACAAAAGTGTCCCAGGCCGACGAGCTTCTCGAGGTGGCCTCCAGAGAAGAATGCAGGGCCGTGAGTGACCCTAGATTCTCCAAGTGCCAGCTAGCGCTGTCTGGATTTCCGAGTGAGGTTTACGACGTGGAGTGGGACCTGATCATGGTGGACGCCCCGACTGGGTACTTTGATGGGGCGCCCGGGCGGATGAGCGCAATCTACACGGCCGGGTTGATGGCGAGGAATAGAGAGAGTGGggagagtgatgtgtttgtgcaTGATGTGGATAGGGTTGTAGAAGACAAGTTTTCAAAGGAATTGTTGTGTGAGGGATATTTGGTTGAGCAAGAAGGGAGAATTAGGCATTTCAATATCCCTAGTCATAGGACTAGTTCGGGTAGACCTTTTTGTCCATAG
- the LOC121781420 gene encoding trimethyltridecatetraene synthase-like: protein MQNCNVAGYDISKGTTIFVNVWSIGRDPGAWDAPDEFLPERFLGKETSAWGSNFALLPFGSGRRVCPRIKLGLKVVRTRLANLLHGFDLKFVDGMRPEDVSLEEEYGLSTHPKHRLSLLMEPTLPSRLY from the coding sequence ATGCAAAACTGCAACGTTGCAGGCTACGACATATCAAAGGGGACAACTATCTTTGTCAACGTGTGGAGCATAGGTAGGGACCCTGGGGCGTGGGACGCCCCTGATGAGTTCCTGCCTGAGAGGTTTCTAGGAAAGGAAACAAGTGCGTGGGGGAGCAACTTCGCATTGCTCCCCTTTGGCTCGGGTAGGCGGGTATGCCCCAGAATTAAGCTCGGACTTAAGGTCGTTCGCACGAGGCTGGCAAATTTGTTGCATGGATTTGACCTAAAATTTGTCGATGGCATGAGGCCAGAAGATGTGTCTCTCGAAGAGGAGTACGGACTCAGCACACATCCTAAACATCGACTTTCCCTACTCATGGAACCTACATTGCCATCGCGTCTTTACTGA